The sequence ACCATTTTTGTGAACGGCAGTGGTTGAGAGAGATGTATGGCGAAAGAGGTACACACCGTTTCCGAGGAAGGGTACAGCGCGACCAGTCAGATACGGGAGTTCGAGGTGGATATCGACTCGAATGGCGAGGACGCCCCCGACACGCTCGAGAGCCTGCTCGCGGCGTACGCGTCCTGCTTCGTCCCGGCACTCCGCGTCGGCGGGCGCCAGCGGGGCGTCGACGACCTCGGGCGCATCGAGATCGACGTGACTGGGGAGTTGAACGACGACGACAAACTCGAGTCGGTCGCCTTCGACGTCCGCGTCGAACCGGCGCTCGAAGACGACCAGGGCAAGGAGATCCTCGAGCGCGCCTTCGAGCTCTGTAAGGTCCACGACGCGCTCAAGGAGAGCCTCCACGCGGAGACGACCATCGAGGGCGGGTCGGACTAACGCGCGACGGCCGGGTCCGGGTCGTCGCGTCGTCACGTCACGTCGCCCCCGCCCGGTATCGGTCCGACCGGTGCCGGTCCGTCGGCGATATTTCCCGGCGAGAACCGCCGAACCGTTACCGAGAACGAGCGAGTATTTTCCGGCGGAGCGGGGTATCAGTTGGTCGCCGATGAAGCAATCTTTAGGACGTTCCAGTTCCACGTTCGGTACGTATGACGGACATCCAGACGACGACAGTCAGCGAAGAGGGCTACGCGAGCACCAGCGAAGTCGGTGACTTCGAACTCTCCATCGACGCCACCAACGAGCAGGGGCCGGACCCGAACTCGGTTCTCGTCGCGGACTACGCGTCGTGTTTCCTCCCCGCGTTCCGCGTCGGCGGCTCCCAGCGCGGCTTCGACGACCTCGGCAAACTCCAGATCGACGCCGAGGCCGACCTCGACGGCGACGACGACCTCACGGCGATTCGCTTCGACATCTACGTCGAGGCCGACCTCGGCGACGAGGTCGACGAAGTCGTCTCGCGCGCAGAGGACATCTGCCACGTCCACGCGGCGCTCCGCGAGGAACTTCACGCCGACGTCGCGGTCAACGACGGCGCGTTCTGAGCGCGCGCTCGTAAACGCCGATTTTTCCGGAACTGGAGGGCGGAGAGTCGCTACTGTCGACGGTAGCTTCGATAGCTCATCGCCTGTCCGTCGACGATGACCGTCTCGCGCTCTTCGGGGTCGTACACGGGGCTCTGAGTCCGCTCGTCGCGGAAGCGGTAGGGACTGTCGTCGCCTTCCATACCCCCCGTTCGTCGTTCCCGTACAAAATTGTGAGGGGTGTTCTCACGAACCACGAATGTTCGGCGGTCGACTCAGTCGTCGGCCGCGACGGACGCGGACTCGTGGTCGACTGTCGTCCCGAGCACGTCGAGGAACTGCGAGAGCCACTCGGGGTGGTCCGACCAGTCGTGTCCGGTGACGAGGTTGCCGTCGGTGGTCACCTCGTCGACCCACGCGCACCCGGCGGCCTCGCACTCGGCGCGAACGGCGGGGTAGGAGGTCATCTCGTAGCCGTCGAGGACGCCCGCCGCGGCCAAGATTTGGGGGCCGTGACAGAGCGACGCGACGGGCTTTCCCTCCTCGAAGAAGTGGCGGACGTAGTCGAGGACCGCGTCGTACGTTCGGAGGTACTCCGGCGCGCGCCCGCCGGGGACGACGAGGCCGTCGTACTCCGCGGGGTCGACGTCGTCGAACGTCGCGTTGAGCGTGAAGTCGTGGCCGCGCTCCTCCAGATACGTCTGGTCGCCGCGGAAGTCGTGGACGGCGGTCTTGATCCGGTCGCCGGCCTCCTTCTCGGGGCAGACGGCGTCCACCTCGTGACCGATCATCTGCAGGGCCTGGAACGGCACCATTATCTCGAGGTCCTCGCCGAAGTCGCCGACTATCATGAGCAGTTTCTTGCCTGACATGGCGTGTGAGAGTGATTCACGCAGGGAGATAACGTTTCGTCGGGGCGAACCGGTCGCGGTTCCGATAAGTCCGGCTACCGGTCGCCGACGACCCGCTCGATGTCGGCGAAGGAGTCGAGGACGTAGTCGGGTTCGACCGCCGACTCGGCCAGCGCGCGGTCGTCGGCGATTCCGGTCTTCACGAGCACCGTCGTCATCCCCGCCGACGCGCCCAGCGCGATGTCGGTGTCGAGTCTGTCGCCGACGACGAGACACCGTTCGGCGTCGTGACCGAGGCGGTCGAGGGCCAACCGGCGGGCGTGCGCGGAGGGTTTACCGAGCGTCGCGTCGGGCGAGCGACCGACGACGCCCGCGACGGCGTGGGTCATCGCGCCCGACCCCGGCAGGTCGCGGTCGACCGCCGGGATGGTCATGTCGGGGTCGGTGCTCAAGAACGGAACCGACTCGTCTTCGAGCGCGACCATCGCCGCCACGAGGTCGTCGTAGTGGAACCCGCGGTCGATAGAGACGACGACGGCGTCGGCGGCCGTCGGGTCGGCCGTGACGGTCAACCCCGCGTCCTCGAACTGGTCGGTGAGGCCGGTCTCGCCCACGACGAACAGCGAGTCGTTCGCGTGCTCGGCTTCGAGGTACGCCGTCGTCGCCGTCCCCGAGGTGAGCACTTCGTCGGGGCCGACGTCGACGCCGGCGCGGGCGAAGCGCTCGGCGTACGCCGGGGGCGCTTTCGTCGGGTTGTTCGAGAAGAAGACGCGGTCGACGCCCGCCCGACGCAGGGCGTCGAGTCCGCTCGTCGCTCCCGGTATCCGCTCGTTACCCCTGAGAACCGTCCCGTCGACGTCGAGTACTGCCCCGCGAAACTCCATCGTCCCTCGTACGCCGTCCGCGATGTTGAACCCGGCGGTGGCCGAACGGTCGCACCGCCGCCGACGAACAGCGTTCGGTCGCATCCGTCCCCGTGCGGGGCGTTTTCACGGCGAGAGTCGGAGTCGAACCAAAGAACAATGTACTCCCAACCCCTCTATCGGACACCGTGACGAACACGCAGTTGACGCTCATCCAGATAGACAACTACGGACCCTGGACGGTCACCCCCGAACCGAGACGGGAGATGGACCTCCAGACGCTGCAGTCTCGCCTCTTTGCGGACCTCGCGCAGTTCGTCGGCAGCCGCGACGGCTACGCCTTCTTCACGCGCTTCGACAACATGGTCGCGGTGACCAACGGCCTCGATCGCGCCGACCACGAGCTCATGCAGGAGTCGATTCGGAACCGCTATCCAGTCACCCTGAGCCTCGGCGTCGGCGTCGACGAGGTGCCCGTCGAGGCCCTCGAACGGGCGACCGAGGAGATTCAGCTCGCCGGCAGCGCCCAGGACGGCGACCGCCGCGAGGTGCTCGGCGGCGAGTTCCGCGCCTCCTCGGGCACCGACGACCTCAACATCGCCCACTTCGACGTCAACGACGCCACCGGCAAGTACACCGACCGCCTCAACGAGTTCGACTCGTTCATCCACATCGAGCAGGGCTACGCCAGCCTGATGCGCCACATGCGCGAGGCGCACGGCGCGCTCTCCTTCTTCGTCGGCGGCGACAACATCATCTCCGTCTGCCCCTCGCTGTCGGAGAGCGAGTACCGAAGCGCCATCGAACACGTCGAGTCGGAGGTCGGCGTCGAACTGAAGGTCGGCGTCGGCGCGGGCGAGAGCGCCCACGTCGCCGGCTTCGCGGCCAAGCACGCGCTCGAAGACTGTCGGCACCGCGGCACCGACGTCGAGTTCGCGGCCGCACCGGCGCACGTCGGCGACGACTGACCATGCCCGCACGCTCCGTGACGTTCACCGCGCCGCGCGAAGTCCGCGTCACGGAGTCCGAGATTCCGACGCCCGACCCCGACGAGATGCTCGTCGAGACGACGTACTCGGCTATCAGCCCGGGGACGGAACTGCTCATCTACCGCGGAGACGCCCCCAGAGAGCTGAGAGCCGACGAGACCATCGGCGCGCTCGACGGCTCGCTCGACTACCCGCTCCGGTACGGGTACGCGGCCGTCGGTACCGTCGCCGCCGTCGGCGCCGACGTCGACGAGGCGTGGACGGGCCGGCGCGTGTTCGCGTTTCGTCCCCACGAGAGCCACTTCTGCGCCTCGCCGAGCGAACTCCACGCGGTGCCCGACGACTGCTCGATGGCGACGGCGTCGCTGCTGCCGAACGTCGAGAGCGCGGTCAACTTCGCGATGGACGGCCGACCGATGGTCGGCGAGCGCGTCGTCGTCTTCGGGCAGGGGCTGGTCGGTCTGCTGACGACGGCCGTGCTCTCGTCGTTTCCGCTCGACGAACTCGTCACCGTCGACGAGATCGGCGAACGACGGCAGCTATCCAGAGAGTTCGGCGCCGACGAGAGCATCGCCCCCGAGGAGGTCGGCGAGCGATTCGACCCGTCGGGGCCACTGGACGGCGGTGCGAGCGGACGCGTCGGCGACGGCGCGGACCTGACGTTCGAGCTGTCGGGGAACCCCGCCGCGCTCGACGCCGCCGTCGGCGCGACGGGGTACGACGGCCGCGTCGTCGTCGGGTCGTGGTACGGGACGAAACCGGCGACGCTCGACCTGGGCGGGCGGTTTCACCGCAGTCGCATCCGACTCGAAAACAGCCAGGTGAGCACGCTCGACCCGCCGCTTCGCGGCCGATGGGACAACGACCGACGCCTCGACGTCGCGTGGGACTACCTCGCGGAACTCGACGTCGAACGCCTGCTCACACACCGTGTTCCCGTCGGCGACGCCGAACGCGCCTACGAGTTGCTCGATTCGAACGCCGAAGCCGCCGTGGGTATCCTCTTTACGTACCGCGACCCGTAACGAGAGTATGTACTCGGTAACCGTCCGCCGGTCGTTCATCGCCCAGCACTTCCTGACGGTCCCCGACCCCGGCCCGGAGGGCGAGTTGCACTCGCACCGCTTCGACGTCGAACTCCGGTTCGAGGGTCCGACGCTGAGCGAGTACGGCTACCTCGTCGACATCGACGACGTGAAGGCGGCGCTGTCGCCGGTCGTCGAGCGGTACCGCGACGCGACGCTGAACGATCTCCCGGAGTTCGAGGAGGAGAATCCGAGCGTCGAGCGACTCGCGCGGATTCTCTGCGAGGCGGTCGTCGACGAGGCGACGCTCGACGGCCCCGAACGGGTCCGCGTGACGGCGTGGGAGGACGAGGAGGCAGCGGCGGCGTACGAGACGGCGCTCTGAATGCGCGTCGGCCTCCTCGTCTACGGCGACCTCGACGAACGCTCCGGGGGCTTTCTCTACGACCGCCGGCTCGTCGACCACCTGCGCGAACGCGGCGACGACGTCGTCGTGTTCTCGCTACCCGAGCGCGGATATCTCCCCTCTCTGGCGGACAACGTCGACACCTCGCTGTCGCGCCGAATCCGCGCTGCCGACCTCGACGTCCTGCTACAGGACGAGCTCTGCCACCCGTCGCTGGCGTGGTTCAACCGTCGACTCGGCGTCGACGCACCGGTCGTCGCCGTCGTCCACCACCTCCGCGTCGACGAGACGCGCCCGACGTGGCGAAACGCGCTCGTTCGGCGTCTCGAACGGGCGTATCTCCGGTCGGTCGACGCGTTCGTCTGCAACAGCGAGACGACGCGCCGGGCCGTCTCGACGCTCGTCGGCGACGGCTCGGCCGGGACTACCGAACCGTCGGTCGTCGCCTACCCGGCGGGCGACCGCTTCGGGACGACGGTCACCGGCGCTCGCGTCCGAGAGCGCGCACGCGACGGCCCGCTTCGCGTCGTCTGCGTCGGCAACGTCACGAGACGCAAGAACGTGGAGACGCTCCTGGCGGGGTTGGCGCGAGTCCGCCAACGCTGGGAACTCGTCGTCGCCGGGAGTCTCACCGGAGACCCCGAGTACGTCGAAGAACTCCGCGCCGCCGTCGACCGGGCGGGGCTGGCCGACCGCGTCCGTTTCACCGGCCGACTCGCGGACGCGGAACTGGCGGCGCTGTACGAGCGAAGCCACCTGTTCGCGATGCCCTCGACGTACGAGGGGTTCGGCATCGCCTACGTCGAAGCGATGGGGTTCGGACTCCCGGTCGTCGCGTCCGCCTCCGGCGGCGCGAGCGAACTCGTCGCCGACAGAACGAACGGCTATCTGGTCGACCCCACCGACCCGACGGAGGTGACGGACGCCGTCGCCCCGCTGTGTCGGAACCGCGAACGCCTCGCGCGGATGGGGTTGGCGGCGTTGGCGACGTACGGAGCGCACCCGACGTGGGCAGAGACGGGCGCGCGCATCGCGGCGTTTCTCGACTCGCTCGTCGGTTCGGATTCGGTCTGAGCGGCCGGTTCGACTCGGCGCCGGCCGGGTCGTGCCGAACGGCTGCGTCGGTGAGACGACGGTAGGACGGTCGTCGGGAGACCGCGGTCGATGTCGAAGAGCGAAGGACGAGCGGCGGCGGAGAACGGCGGCGGAGAGCAGTAGTCAGGCGAGCGGCGGCGGCGAAGAACGACGGCGGAGAGCAGTAGTCCGCGAGCGGTGGCGGCGGAGAGCGGCGGTCGGGCGTGCTACTTCCGCTCGCGGTGGCGGCGTTGCGCGTCGGTGCCCGAGACGAGTTCGAGTTCCGGGACCTGCTCGTGGACGGCGAGCGGACCGTGTACCTCGCGGACGTGCTGTCGGAGGTTCGGGACGCCCACGGCGACGAACTGTTCGTCACAGCCGTCGACCGGGCACGGTCCGGTGTACCTGTACGGTTCGCCTCTGGGTCGGTCGCTCATCGCCGCTCTCTCCCGTCCATGGGGACGCCTACGTGTCTCCGTATGTAAACCTTCTTTTTTGTGATTGCGGATTCAGTGGTAGGAGGGGCTCGGACTCGGCTCCGCGTTCTCCCCGTCGAACGGACGACTGTCGACTGCGGCGGTACGTCGGTACGCCTCCCGAAGAGGCGAACTTCGATGCGCTCTCGGGGGTCACAGTTTCGGCGTCGATGCCGGGCGCTAGACGCCGGCCGAGAGCTGATAATCTACCGTTCGGCAGTTTTTGGTAGTAACTTGGAGAAAGCTTATTATTAGAGAGTTCACCGAGTATCTTGATGTCCACGACCGGTCCGTTCCGAAAGTCGACTCGTCAGAGCGAGGGTTCGCAGCACTCGAGCCGGGAACTGAAACTGGGGAGTCCGCCGACCACCGCCGTCGAAGACGGAATCAGCGACGAACAGATCGCGTGGCTTCAGCGGTTGGTCGACGCTCGGAGGAGCGACAGAGAGCCGAAGTCGCGCGACGAGTAGCGGCCGGCCGCAGTCGAGAAGCGCCGGTCGGAGCGGATGGTTACCGGAAACCGCCTTCGGGGAGTGCGCACGCACTGCTCGACGGTGGGTGTCGCGAGGAGTTAGTGGGGTCGGAGGGATTTGAACCCCCGATCGACTGATATCTCCGGTCCGCCTCGGAACTCCAGAGGGTCGTCGTCGCGAACCGATGATCAGTCGGTCGCTCGGTATATCAGTCTGGAGTTTCGTCCCGGGCGTCGCCTCTGGAGTCAGTCGCCATGCCGGGCTTGGCCACGACCCCTCGTCTTCTCATTGTCGCAAAACCACTAAAGGGGTTTCGATTCGGTTACCGGTCGTCGTCGGCCCACTCGCAGTCCTGACATTTGTAGCCGGTGACGAACTCGGTGACGCTCGGCATGTACCCGACGCTGAGGACGTTGCCGCCGCACTCCGGGCAGTCGAAGTCGGCGTCGTCGATGCTGTCGGCTTCCATCGGGCGTTCGCCCTCGACCAGTTCGGCGAGTCGTTCGGCCGTCACCATCCGGCCTTCAACGACGCGATTGCTCATACGTCTCCCAGACGACGAACCCACCTAAGTTCTCTGTCTTCGTCGACACACCGCCATCGGCCCCGAGATTTACCAATCTACGAAGCGAACTGTACGCTATGGTTGACGTCAGTGGACACATCGGAATCGCACTGTTGGCACTCTCACCGGCGTGGTTTCTCGTCGACCGCGAGTCGGCGGTGGCGTTCATCGCCCTCGGAACGCCGTTCGGAATGCTACCTGATATCGACCTGTACCTGAGCAAGGCGGTCGCGACGGTCCAGCACCACGGGGTCACCCACACGCTTCTGTTCGTGGGTATCGTAAGTGCCGTGCTCGGTCCGCTTCTGGGTCGAACGCTCGTCCCGTGGTTGGCCGACCGAGGGTCGCTGTCGCGGGCGGCGGACGCACTCGACCGACCGTCGACGTTCGCCGGATTGGCGGTGTTCGTCGGCGGGGCCGCTCACGTGTTCGGGGACATCCTCTCGGCACCTGACATCTCACAGCCGATAGAACCGCTGTGGCCGCTCGTTCCGGGGAGCGTCGGCATCGACGTCGTCTACTACAACTCGAACCCGGTGAACTTCGGACTGCTCGCCGCGGGCGTGTTGGTCAACGTCGGGTTCTGGTGGTGGCGGAAGTAGCGTCGGAGCCGAAACGGGGCGGTGAACCGTCGGCGTTCAGAGCCACGGCGCGCGCGAGTCGTCCTCGCCGGGGTAGCCGTACGCGGGACCGGACTCTTCTTCGGGGTCGTCGTCCCCGTGGACCGCCGACCGCGGGGCGTCGCCGCCGTCGGCGACCGGGTTGTCGGCGACTCGGCCGTCCGAACGCCGGTCGTCGGACACCCGGCCGGTGGGCGGCCGGTCGTCGTAGTCGCTCGGTTCGCCCGTCTCCGCGGCGTCGGCGTCGTCGGACGCGCTGGGGTCGTACGAGAACGCAGCCGTCACGCAGAGCACGCCGAGCGCGACTGGGTAGTGGGTGTTCATGATGCCGAGCACCGACAGCGCCAGCATCGCCAGCGCCACCGAACTCCCGAAGCGGAACAGGTCGATGTCGACCTTCCCGCGCAGGTGGTCGCCGAAGACGGCGACGCCGAGCGCGAAACCGACGCCGACGCCCGCGGCGGCCGCGCCCGCGAGCACGGTCACGGGGTCGAGGTCGACGACCAACTGCGCGCCGGCGGGGTCGAAACTCGCCACGAGACCGAGGCCGATGATGACCGCCGGACCCGGCAGATACTTGCCGACCTCGGCGCTCGCCGTCTTCGCCGCGATAGCGATGATGACGACGCCGGCGAAGCGCTCGAAGATGGCGATGTTCAGCAGACTCTCGATGGTTCCCGCGAGGGCGGCCTCCACGGCCGCCAGCGGAATCAACACGGCGCCCAAGAGCAGCACCGACTGTATCTGTTCGCGCCGCGTCCCGTCCATCTCCGCGAGGATGACCGCCATCGTCGCGGAGCCGCCGAAGATGAGAAGCCCCGTCTCGACGATTCCCACCGGTGAGAACATCGTCGCGCCGCTGGCGGTCGTCGTCGTCAGCGCCCCCGCTAACACGAGCGCGGGGAAGATACCGTCGACGAGCGGCAGCGCCATCACGGTCGCCAGGAGACGCGTCGCGCCGCCGACCTGCTGCTCTAAGCGCAGCGCAATCGGGTGCTGTGAGACACTCATCTGAGACTAACGGCCGTCACCTTCGGCCAGACGGTGATACGAGCGCAAGCCCGAGGACGCGGACCACCACGGTCGTCCTCCGCCTACAAACCCCGATTTAATTGTGAGCCACATCGCTGTAAAGAGGGTGCCGGAGTTGCAGTCTGGTCGACCGGCAGTGCGCAGTGCGGCTGAACTCTCGGAGTTCATGGCTGAACTAATTCGGACAGAACTATTAAGTGTTGTGTGGGAAGCGAGTGCATACGGCAGCGTACTCGCACTCTAATTTATAAGCCGAACCTACGATTTGACGAATAGTTACTCGTTTTGCTGTAGTATCCACGACGGACCGCTTCGTATCGGGTAAATATTGCACCGAACGGCGAACCGTCCGCCGTGACGCCCAAATATATACACATAGATGTATAGTACTCGCGATTACAGTGAGAAACATCCGCAAGTGGATGCTATCTCGCAACGTTTTTGTCCGGACGGCCGGGACCCCTTACATGGCGAACGACGTTCCCGACGACACGTTCTCGGAGAAACTACGAGTACCGGAAGCGCTGACGTTCGACGACGTCCTCCT is a genomic window of Haloprofundus halophilus containing:
- a CDS encoding OsmC family protein, which gives rise to MAKEVHTVSEEGYSATSQIREFEVDIDSNGEDAPDTLESLLAAYASCFVPALRVGGRQRGVDDLGRIEIDVTGELNDDDKLESVAFDVRVEPALEDDQGKEILERAFELCKVHDALKESLHAETTIEGGSD
- a CDS encoding OsmC family protein gives rise to the protein MTDIQTTTVSEEGYASTSEVGDFELSIDATNEQGPDPNSVLVADYASCFLPAFRVGGSQRGFDDLGKLQIDAEADLDGDDDLTAIRFDIYVEADLGDEVDEVVSRAEDICHVHAALREELHADVAVNDGAF
- a CDS encoding DJ-1/PfpI family protein, producing the protein MSGKKLLMIVGDFGEDLEIMVPFQALQMIGHEVDAVCPEKEAGDRIKTAVHDFRGDQTYLEERGHDFTLNATFDDVDPAEYDGLVVPGGRAPEYLRTYDAVLDYVRHFFEEGKPVASLCHGPQILAAAGVLDGYEMTSYPAVRAECEAAGCAWVDEVTTDGNLVTGHDWSDHPEWLSQFLDVLGTTVDHESASVAADD
- a CDS encoding 6-pyruvoyl trahydropterin synthase family protein; translation: MYSVTVRRSFIAQHFLTVPDPGPEGELHSHRFDVELRFEGPTLSEYGYLVDIDDVKAALSPVVERYRDATLNDLPEFEEENPSVERLARILCEAVVDEATLDGPERVRVTAWEDEEAAAAYETAL
- a CDS encoding DUF5795 family protein — its product is MSNRVVEGRMVTAERLAELVEGERPMEADSIDDADFDCPECGGNVLSVGYMPSVTEFVTGYKCQDCEWADDDR
- a CDS encoding GTP cyclohydrolase III, with the translated sequence MTNTQLTLIQIDNYGPWTVTPEPRREMDLQTLQSRLFADLAQFVGSRDGYAFFTRFDNMVAVTNGLDRADHELMQESIRNRYPVTLSLGVGVDEVPVEALERATEEIQLAGSAQDGDRREVLGGEFRASSGTDDLNIAHFDVNDATGKYTDRLNEFDSFIHIEQGYASLMRHMREAHGALSFFVGGDNIISVCPSLSESEYRSAIEHVESEVGVELKVGVGAGESAHVAGFAAKHALEDCRHRGTDVEFAAAPAHVGDD
- a CDS encoding metal-dependent hydrolase — its product is MVDVSGHIGIALLALSPAWFLVDRESAVAFIALGTPFGMLPDIDLYLSKAVATVQHHGVTHTLLFVGIVSAVLGPLLGRTLVPWLADRGSLSRAADALDRPSTFAGLAVFVGGAAHVFGDILSAPDISQPIEPLWPLVPGSVGIDVVYYNSNPVNFGLLAAGVLVNVGFWWWRK
- a CDS encoding zinc-dependent alcohol dehydrogenase encodes the protein MPARSVTFTAPREVRVTESEIPTPDPDEMLVETTYSAISPGTELLIYRGDAPRELRADETIGALDGSLDYPLRYGYAAVGTVAAVGADVDEAWTGRRVFAFRPHESHFCASPSELHAVPDDCSMATASLLPNVESAVNFAMDGRPMVGERVVVFGQGLVGLLTTAVLSSFPLDELVTVDEIGERRQLSREFGADESIAPEEVGERFDPSGPLDGGASGRVGDGADLTFELSGNPAALDAAVGATGYDGRVVVGSWYGTKPATLDLGGRFHRSRIRLENSQVSTLDPPLRGRWDNDRRLDVAWDYLAELDVERLLTHRVPVGDAERAYELLDSNAEAAVGILFTYRDP
- a CDS encoding HAD-IIA family hydrolase codes for the protein MEFRGAVLDVDGTVLRGNERIPGATSGLDALRRAGVDRVFFSNNPTKAPPAYAERFARAGVDVGPDEVLTSGTATTAYLEAEHANDSLFVVGETGLTDQFEDAGLTVTADPTAADAVVVSIDRGFHYDDLVAAMVALEDESVPFLSTDPDMTIPAVDRDLPGSGAMTHAVAGVVGRSPDATLGKPSAHARRLALDRLGHDAERCLVVGDRLDTDIALGASAGMTTVLVKTGIADDRALAESAVEPDYVLDSFADIERVVGDR
- a CDS encoding glycosyltransferase family 4 protein, which produces MRVGLLVYGDLDERSGGFLYDRRLVDHLRERGDDVVVFSLPERGYLPSLADNVDTSLSRRIRAADLDVLLQDELCHPSLAWFNRRLGVDAPVVAVVHHLRVDETRPTWRNALVRRLERAYLRSVDAFVCNSETTRRAVSTLVGDGSAGTTEPSVVAYPAGDRFGTTVTGARVRERARDGPLRVVCVGNVTRRKNVETLLAGLARVRQRWELVVAGSLTGDPEYVEELRAAVDRAGLADRVRFTGRLADAELAALYERSHLFAMPSTYEGFGIAYVEAMGFGLPVVASASGGASELVADRTNGYLVDPTDPTEVTDAVAPLCRNRERLARMGLAALATYGAHPTWAETGARIAAFLDSLVGSDSV
- a CDS encoding DUF5794 domain-containing protein yields the protein MSVSQHPIALRLEQQVGGATRLLATVMALPLVDGIFPALVLAGALTTTTASGATMFSPVGIVETGLLIFGGSATMAVILAEMDGTRREQIQSVLLLGAVLIPLAAVEAALAGTIESLLNIAIFERFAGVVIIAIAAKTASAEVGKYLPGPAVIIGLGLVASFDPAGAQLVVDLDPVTVLAGAAAAGVGVGFALGVAVFGDHLRGKVDIDLFRFGSSVALAMLALSVLGIMNTHYPVALGVLCVTAAFSYDPSASDDADAAETGEPSDYDDRPPTGRVSDDRRSDGRVADNPVADGGDAPRSAVHGDDDPEEESGPAYGYPGEDDSRAPWL